A window of Natranaerovirga pectinivora contains these coding sequences:
- a CDS encoding GAF domain-containing protein — translation MTLEEKNNIYEILVSQVKEIIKDEPDVIANMANISSILYNGLKDVNWAGFYIWKKDQLVLGPFQGKPACIRIPKGKGVCGTAVLKKESQIVENVHNFPGHIACDSASNSEIVIPIIKEEKVLGVLDIDSPNYNRFDEIDEKFLKVVVALLLKECKWDNE, via the coding sequence ATGACTTTAGAAGAAAAAAATAATATATACGAAATATTAGTCTCCCAGGTAAAAGAAATTATAAAAGATGAGCCAGATGTTATTGCAAACATGGCAAATATTTCTTCTATACTGTATAATGGATTAAAAGACGTTAATTGGGCTGGATTTTATATATGGAAAAAAGACCAACTGGTATTAGGACCATTCCAAGGGAAGCCTGCTTGTATTAGAATTCCTAAGGGCAAAGGTGTTTGTGGTACAGCTGTTTTAAAAAAAGAATCACAAATTGTAGAAAATGTTCACAATTTCCCGGGACATATTGCCTGTGACAGTGCCTCCAATTCGGAAATTGTCATTCCTATAATAAAAGAAGAAAAAGTTCTAGGGGTTTTAGATATTGATAGCCCTAACTATAATCGTTTTGATGAAATCGATGAAAAATTTTTAAAAGTTGTTGTAGCATTATTATTAAAAGAGTGTAAATGGGATAATGAGTAA
- a CDS encoding siderophore ABC transporter substrate-binding protein, which translates to MFNKKNLMLVAILTIISIVGLTGCSKNETTEVLAEPTETVTIAHELGETTVVKNPARVIVFDYATLDSLNQMDVEIIGLPKSNIPAFLGQYNDGKYEDVGTLFEPNFEKIFELQPDLILVAGRQREVYDELAKIAPTIMLSIDNQNYMASFESNLRALGQIFDKEEFVNNQLNDIEKRINELNALVAGSNKKALIIMANDGALSAYGKNSRFNLIHQEFAFPAADENIEVSNHGQKISFEYILEVNPDIIFVIDRAAVTGGSNAAASVLDNDLVKMTNAYKNNGINYLSSHIWYVASGGVEGMNIMISEVEAAIK; encoded by the coding sequence ATGTTTAATAAGAAAAATTTAATGTTAGTAGCTATTTTAACAATTATATCCATAGTAGGGTTAACAGGTTGTTCAAAAAATGAAACAACTGAGGTTTTAGCTGAACCAACAGAAACGGTTACAATTGCCCACGAATTAGGGGAAACGACAGTAGTTAAAAATCCAGCTAGGGTCATTGTTTTTGATTATGCAACCCTTGATTCTTTAAATCAAATGGATGTAGAAATTATTGGTTTACCAAAGTCTAATATTCCAGCTTTCTTAGGACAATACAATGATGGAAAATACGAAGATGTAGGCACTTTATTTGAACCAAACTTTGAGAAAATATTTGAACTTCAACCAGATTTAATTTTAGTTGCAGGAAGACAAAGAGAAGTTTATGATGAACTCGCTAAAATCGCACCTACTATAATGTTATCAATAGACAATCAAAACTACATGGCTTCTTTTGAAAGTAACCTTAGAGCATTAGGACAAATCTTTGATAAAGAAGAATTTGTAAATAATCAACTAAATGATATTGAAAAAAGGATAAATGAATTAAATGCTTTAGTTGCAGGAAGCAATAAAAAGGCTCTTATTATTATGGCAAATGATGGTGCATTAAGTGCCTATGGTAAGAATTCAAGATTTAATTTAATTCATCAGGAATTTGCATTCCCAGCGGCAGATGAAAACATTGAAGTATCTAACCACGGACAAAAAATTTCTTTTGAGTATATATTAGAAGTAAACCCAGACATAATATTTGTAATTGATCGAGCAGCTGTTACAGGTGGTAGCAATGCAGCGGCAAGTGTTCTAGACAATGATTTAGTAAAAATGACAAATGCTTATAAAAATAATGGAATAAATTACTTAAGTTCTCATATTTGGTATGTGGCTTCAGGTGGAGTAGAAGGTATGAACATAATGATATCAGAAGTAGAAGCAGCCATTAAATAA
- a CDS encoding iron chelate uptake ABC transporter family permease subunit, protein MTNNKKLLLLGSLLFILMILYLTIGLNSRNWEYALPRRIPKAAAILLTGSVIAFSTLIFQTITNNRILTPSILGLDAMYLFVQTTIVFILGARTLEVVNVTQNFVLSIVVMMFFSGVLYKLLFRKETQNIYFLLLVGMIFSTFFQSISSFMQMLIDPNEFSIVQNRMFASFNNVNTDLLNLSALIFVVLAIYTYPYIKKMDVLSLGREHAVNLGVDYDKVIKRMLVVIVIMISVATALVGPITFLGLLVVNLAREMLNTYKHTYLILGSMILSGIALIGGQLIVERIFNNHTPLSVIINLVGGIYFIYLLLKERK, encoded by the coding sequence ATGACGAACAATAAAAAGCTGCTATTACTAGGTAGCCTACTGTTTATATTAATGATTCTTTATTTAACCATTGGTTTAAACAGTCGTAACTGGGAATATGCCTTACCAAGAAGAATTCCAAAGGCTGCTGCAATTTTGTTAACTGGCTCAGTAATTGCTTTTTCAACACTTATATTTCAAACAATAACCAATAATAGAATTTTAACACCAAGTATTTTAGGCCTGGATGCAATGTATTTATTTGTTCAAACGACTATTGTTTTTATATTAGGGGCTAGAACATTAGAAGTTGTTAATGTAACTCAGAACTTTGTACTCTCCATAGTGGTAATGATGTTCTTCTCAGGCGTGTTGTACAAATTGTTATTTAGAAAAGAAACTCAGAATATTTATTTTTTACTTTTAGTAGGGATGATCTTTAGTACTTTCTTTCAGAGTATATCTTCCTTTATGCAAATGTTAATTGATCCTAATGAATTTAGCATTGTTCAAAATAGGATGTTTGCTAGTTTTAATAATGTGAACACAGATTTGTTGAATTTGTCAGCGCTAATATTTGTGGTATTGGCCATTTACACCTATCCATATATTAAAAAAATGGATGTCCTTTCTCTAGGAAGAGAACATGCAGTAAATTTAGGCGTTGATTACGATAAAGTTATTAAAAGAATGTTGGTTGTTATTGTAATAATGATATCTGTAGCAACGGCATTGGTTGGTCCAATTACTTTCTTAGGACTGTTAGTGGTAAATCTAGCTAGAGAAATGTTAAATACATACAAACATACCTATTTGATTTTAGGATCTATGATATTAAGTGGTATTGCTTTAATCGGCGGTCAGTTAATTGTTGAAAGGATTTTTAACAATCACACCCCATTAAGTGTAATAATTAATCTTGTTGGCGGTATTTATTTTATATATCTGCTACTTAAGGAGAGAAAATAA
- a CDS encoding iron ABC transporter ATP-binding protein has product MIEVRNLTKSYGNKKVVDNVSLQLPKNKITSFIGPNGAGKSTLLSMISRLLKKDEGEVYIDGIEIGKWDTKDLSRKISILKQSNHLDIRLTIRELVSFGRFPYSQGNLTKEDEEQIDQAIKYMKLEEIQDKFIDQLSGGQRQRAYIAMVIAQNTEYILLDEPLNNLDMKHAVEIMKILRGLVENLGKTVIIVIHDINFSSCYSDYIVAMNEGKLVEEGHTDNIIDEKVLCGIYDMNFNIQNINNQKICVYF; this is encoded by the coding sequence ATGATAGAAGTTAGAAACCTTACTAAAAGTTATGGCAATAAGAAAGTTGTAGACAATGTGTCTTTACAACTGCCTAAAAACAAAATAACATCATTTATCGGACCTAATGGTGCAGGTAAAAGTACTCTGCTTTCAATGATTAGCCGACTGTTAAAAAAGGATGAAGGAGAAGTATATATAGATGGCATAGAGATAGGTAAATGGGATACCAAGGATTTATCTAGAAAAATATCAATCCTAAAACAGTCTAATCATCTTGATATTCGCTTGACCATAAGAGAACTGGTAAGCTTTGGTAGATTTCCTTATTCTCAAGGAAATTTAACGAAGGAAGATGAAGAACAAATAGACCAAGCCATAAAGTATATGAAGCTTGAAGAAATTCAAGATAAATTTATAGATCAATTAAGTGGTGGACAACGACAACGGGCTTATATTGCCATGGTTATAGCTCAAAACACGGAATACATTCTATTGGACGAGCCTCTTAATAACTTAGATATGAAACATGCTGTAGAAATTATGAAGATTCTTAGAGGGCTAGTAGAGAATCTAGGAAAAACCGTTATTATAGTAATACATGATATTAATTTTTCTTCTTGTTACTCTGATTATATTGTAGCTATGAACGAAGGGAAATTAGTAGAAGAAGGTCATACAGATAATATCATCGACGAGAAAGTATTATGTGGAATTTATGATATGAATTTTAATATTCAAAATATCAATAACCAAAAAATTTGCGTTTACTTCTAA